One segment of Tenrec ecaudatus isolate mTenEca1 chromosome 1, mTenEca1.hap1, whole genome shotgun sequence DNA contains the following:
- the LOC142436585 gene encoding small ribosomal subunit protein uS10-like codes for MAFKDTGKTPVEPEVAIHRIRITLTSRNVKSLEKVCAHLIRGAKEKNLKVKGPVRMPTKTLRITARKTPCGEGSKTWDRFQTRIHKRLIDLHSPSEIVKQITSISIEPGVEVEVTIADA; via the coding sequence ATGGCATTTAAGGACACCGGAAAGACACCTGTGGAACCAGAGGTGGCCATTCACCGAATTAGAATTACTCTGACCAGCCGCAACGTGAAATCCTTGGAGAAAGTGTGTGCTCACTTGATCAGAGGGGCTAAGGAGAAGAACCTGAAAGTGAAGGGACCAGTTAGGATGCCCACCAAGACTCTGAGAATTACGGCCAGGAAAACTCCCTGTGGGGAAGGCTCGAAGACCTGGGATCGATTCCAGACGAGGATCCACAAGCGTCTCATTGACTTGCACAGCCCGTCTGAGATAGTGAAGCAGATCACTTCCATCAGTATTGAGCCTGGAGTAGAGGTTGAAGTCACCATCGCAGATGCTTAA